ATGATCGTCACCGTCGTGCTGCTCATCGTCATCGTGACCGTCGTGCAGCTCGTCGGTGACCTCGCCGGACGCCTGCTGGCCCGCCGGGGCCGCACCGCCTGACGCGCCTTCCCGGCGCCGACCCACAGACCTCCGTCCCGCGCGTACCGGCACCGTCCGTACGAGCACGGCGGTAAGCCCGCACTCCTTGTCCGGGCAAGAGGGCTGCCCCGTAACCCCCGGCGGGTGCGCGACGACAGCTACGGCACCTCGCCGCGTTGTCGCAACATCCGGACACACCCAGTGTCCGGACACTCCTCGGCCTTGCGACGCACCGCGTCCGACGCCGCGCACCGAACCACCGCGGATGACGGGACGGCCCACATCACCCACCTGAAAGAGGCACTTTTCGTGCGCAAGACCATCAAGCTCTCCGCGGCAGCCGCCGCCACCGCCGCCCTCGCCCTCGGCCTGAGCGCCTGCGGCACGGACTCCGACCCGTCCGCCGGCGGCACCGGCGCGAGCGCCGACACCTCCAAGGCGCTCGTCGTGGGCGCGTCCCCGACGCCGCACGCCGACATCCTCGACTTCGTGAAGAAGAACCTCGCCGCGAAGGCCGGCCTCAAGCTGGAGGTCAAGGAGTTCACGGACTACGTCCTGCCGAACACCGCCACCGAGAACGGCCAGATCGACGCCAACTTCTTCCAGCACAAGCCCTACCTGGACGACTTCAACAAGAAGAACGGCACCCACCTCGTGCCGGTCGTCAACGTCCACCTGGAGCCGCTCGGCCTCTACTCCAAGAAGGTCGGGGCGGTCGGCGACATCAAGGCCGGCCAGACGATCGCGGTGCCCAACGACACCACCAACGAGGGCCGCGCGCTCCTGCTCCTCGCCGACGAGGGCCTGATCACGCTCAAGTCCGGTGTCGGCACCGACGCCAAGCTGAGCGACATCACCGACGCCAAGGGCCTGAAGTTCAAGGAGCTGGAGGCCGCCACCGTGCCCCGCGCCCTGGACGACGTCGACGCCGCCGTCATCAACGGCAACTACGCGATCGAGGCCAAGCTCACGCCGTCGAAGGACGCGCTCGCCATCGAGAAGGCGGAGGGCAACCCCTACGCCAACATCCTGGTCGTCAAGAAGGGCGGCGAGAAGGACCCCCGCGTCGAGAAGCTCGCCAAGCTCCTCAACAGCGACGAGGTCAAGAAGTTCATCGAGGACACCTACAAGGGCTCGGTCATCCCCGCCTTCGGTACCCCGGTCTCTTCCTGACCCACCCCGC
The DNA window shown above is from Streptomyces sp. NBC_00247 and carries:
- a CDS encoding MetQ/NlpA family ABC transporter substrate-binding protein gives rise to the protein MRKTIKLSAAAAATAALALGLSACGTDSDPSAGGTGASADTSKALVVGASPTPHADILDFVKKNLAAKAGLKLEVKEFTDYVLPNTATENGQIDANFFQHKPYLDDFNKKNGTHLVPVVNVHLEPLGLYSKKVGAVGDIKAGQTIAVPNDTTNEGRALLLLADEGLITLKSGVGTDAKLSDITDAKGLKFKELEAATVPRALDDVDAAVINGNYAIEAKLTPSKDALAIEKAEGNPYANILVVKKGGEKDPRVEKLAKLLNSDEVKKFIEDTYKGSVIPAFGTPVSS